One region of Flavobacterium sp. KACC 22763 genomic DNA includes:
- a CDS encoding porin family protein translates to MRIIFSCLFLLTFFNSFAQEDVKPEIKPAIKIDSLYREDQFYFSVTYNMFTDIPVDFKQNKFSLGLSGGFLRDMPVNKSRTVAIAAGLGLSYQNYYQNLTISEDASGAIIYGVNDYGQFVSNRYRQYSVDLPIEFRWRNSTYESTKFWRIYGGVKLSYIFSSASTLDDGENTYKIKNNGDINKFQYGPYLAAGYNTWNVYVYYGLSSLFNSATTLNGEKINMKTLNAGLIFYIL, encoded by the coding sequence ATGCGAATTATTTTTAGCTGCTTATTTTTACTCACTTTTTTTAACTCTTTTGCACAAGAAGACGTTAAGCCTGAGATAAAACCAGCTATAAAAATAGATTCTCTGTATCGAGAAGATCAGTTTTATTTCTCGGTAACGTATAACATGTTTACCGATATCCCAGTCGATTTCAAACAGAATAAATTCTCACTTGGACTTTCAGGAGGTTTCTTGCGAGATATGCCGGTTAATAAATCCAGAACCGTTGCTATTGCTGCAGGTTTAGGTTTAAGTTATCAAAACTATTATCAAAATTTAACGATTTCTGAAGACGCTTCGGGTGCAATTATTTATGGCGTAAATGATTACGGACAATTTGTTTCCAATCGTTACAGACAATATTCGGTAGATCTTCCAATCGAATTCAGATGGCGAAATTCTACTTATGAAAGCACTAAATTCTGGCGCATTTATGGTGGAGTGAAACTGAGTTATATCTTTTCGAGTGCCTCTACTCTTGATGATGGAGAAAACACATATAAAATCAAAAACAACGGAGACATCAATAAATTTCAGTACGGTCCGTATCTTGCCGCAGGATACAATACATGGAATGTGTATGTGTATTATGGTTTAAGCTCTTTATTTAATTCAGCAACAACTTTGAACGGCGAAAAGATCAATATGAAAACCTTAAACGCGGGACTGATTTTTTATATTCTATAA
- a CDS encoding bifunctional UDP-N-acetylmuramoyl-tripeptide:D-alanyl-D-alanine ligase/alanine racemase, with protein MSLNLKSLVSVLNAKWIGTNADVLIDHISIDSRSLQNGSQTLFFALAGVNNDAHLFIPDLIENGVQNFVVQYIPDGYIDKANFLVVENTLQALQEFAAYYRNIFHFPVIGLTGSNGKTIVKEWLNFLLSPDYNIIRSPKSYNSQVGVPLSVIGINEKHNLGIFEAGISTVNEMIKLEKIIKPTIGVLTNIGSAHDEGFLNLVQKIDEKLLLFKDCPIIIYQKTEVVESCLTQFAAEYMIHPRKLFSWSFTDKKADVFIEKREYKNDHTFIQYHYKNEVFNLEIPFNDSASIENAISCLLVLLHFNYDQETIQSRIQMLYPVRMRLEVKNGINNCSIIDDSYSSDFQSLKIALDFLESQKKKGASKTVILSDIFQSGFTNEELYSKVAQLISDNKINRVIGIGPTISSFAAKFPNSTMFENTANFIAAIDNFNFHNETILIKGARSFEFEEIVSLLEEKTHETILEINLDAISHNFNYYKSKLAPGVKMMVMVKAFGYGNGGLEIAKLLEHHKVDYLGVAFADEGISLKNGGIKVPIMVLNPESTSFPSMIQYQLEPEIYSLKGLNAFLKIAREKNLKDYPIHIKMDTGMHRLGFENNTIDELIATLKGNSTVRVQSILSHLATSDDPKHFDFVRQQIALFEKLSSRLMTELNINPIRHTLNTSGISNFPDAQYSMVRLGIGLYGVSNDPAEQKYLENVGTLKSIISQIRSIPTGDSVGYGRRFMADRETKIATIPIGYADGISRLWGNEVGYVTIKNQKAKIVGSVCMDMLMVDVSHIDCKEGDSVIIFGESPTVIEMAVALKTIPYEIMTSISQRVKRVFFR; from the coding sequence ATGAGCCTAAATTTAAAAAGCCTGGTTTCAGTACTTAATGCCAAATGGATTGGTACAAATGCAGATGTTTTAATCGATCATATTTCAATTGATAGCCGCTCGCTTCAAAACGGATCACAGACTTTATTTTTTGCTCTGGCCGGTGTAAATAACGACGCTCATTTGTTTATTCCAGATTTAATAGAAAATGGTGTTCAGAATTTTGTGGTTCAGTATATTCCAGATGGTTATATAGATAAGGCTAATTTTTTGGTTGTCGAGAATACGCTTCAGGCACTTCAAGAATTTGCGGCTTATTATAGAAATATTTTCCATTTTCCAGTAATCGGATTAACTGGAAGTAACGGTAAAACGATTGTAAAAGAATGGCTTAATTTCTTACTGAGTCCTGATTATAATATTATTAGAAGTCCAAAAAGCTACAATTCTCAAGTTGGAGTTCCACTTTCTGTAATTGGTATTAATGAAAAACATAATTTAGGCATTTTCGAAGCTGGAATTTCGACAGTTAACGAAATGATTAAACTGGAGAAAATCATTAAACCTACAATAGGAGTGCTTACCAATATTGGAAGTGCACACGATGAAGGATTTTTGAATTTAGTACAGAAGATTGATGAAAAATTACTTTTGTTCAAAGATTGTCCAATCATTATCTATCAGAAAACAGAAGTTGTAGAATCATGTCTAACCCAGTTTGCTGCAGAATATATGATTCATCCTCGAAAGCTTTTTTCGTGGAGTTTTACAGATAAAAAAGCAGATGTTTTTATTGAAAAAAGAGAATATAAAAACGACCATACTTTTATTCAATATCATTATAAAAATGAGGTTTTCAATTTAGAAATTCCGTTTAACGATTCGGCTTCTATAGAAAATGCGATTTCTTGTTTGTTGGTTTTACTGCATTTTAATTATGATCAGGAAACCATTCAAAGCCGAATTCAGATGCTGTATCCAGTTCGAATGCGTTTGGAAGTTAAGAACGGAATCAACAACTGCAGTATTATTGATGATAGTTACAGTTCTGATTTTCAATCGCTAAAAATTGCTTTGGATTTCTTAGAAAGCCAGAAGAAAAAAGGTGCTTCAAAAACCGTTATTTTATCAGATATTTTCCAAAGCGGATTTACCAATGAAGAATTATATTCTAAAGTAGCCCAATTAATTTCAGACAATAAAATTAACCGTGTAATTGGCATTGGGCCAACGATTTCTTCTTTTGCAGCAAAGTTTCCAAACAGTACCATGTTTGAAAATACAGCCAATTTTATTGCAGCAATTGATAATTTTAATTTTCACAATGAAACGATTTTGATAAAAGGAGCAAGATCATTTGAGTTTGAAGAAATCGTTTCGCTACTGGAAGAAAAAACGCATGAGACCATTCTCGAAATTAATCTCGATGCTATCAGCCATAATTTTAATTACTACAAATCAAAGTTGGCACCAGGTGTCAAAATGATGGTTATGGTAAAGGCTTTTGGTTATGGAAATGGAGGATTAGAAATTGCTAAACTTTTAGAACATCATAAAGTGGATTATTTGGGTGTGGCTTTTGCCGATGAAGGAATATCGTTGAAAAATGGCGGAATAAAAGTCCCGATTATGGTTCTAAATCCTGAGTCTACGAGTTTTCCATCTATGATTCAGTATCAATTAGAACCTGAAATTTATAGTTTGAAAGGATTAAATGCCTTTTTGAAAATTGCCCGCGAAAAGAACTTAAAAGATTACCCAATTCATATCAAAATGGATACGGGAATGCATCGTTTAGGTTTTGAAAACAATACGATCGATGAACTGATTGCAACATTAAAAGGAAATTCGACAGTTCGTGTTCAGAGCATTTTATCGCATCTGGCAACAAGTGATGATCCAAAACATTTTGATTTTGTGAGACAGCAGATTGCCTTGTTCGAAAAGCTTTCTTCAAGACTAATGACCGAATTAAACATTAATCCAATCCGACATACTTTAAATACTTCAGGAATCAGTAATTTTCCTGATGCACAATACAGCATGGTACGTTTAGGAATTGGATTGTACGGCGTTTCAAACGATCCTGCAGAACAGAAATATCTGGAAAATGTAGGAACTCTGAAATCCATAATTTCTCAAATTAGATCAATTCCTACTGGCGACAGCGTTGGTTATGGGCGTCGTTTTATGGCCGATAGAGAAACCAAAATTGCCACAATCCCGATTGGTTACGCAGACGGAATTTCGAGATTATGGGGAAATGAAGTAGGATATGTAACAATCAAAAATCAGAAAGCAAAAATCGTGGGAAGCGTCTGCATGGATATGCTGATGGTTGATGTAAGCCATATCGATTGCAAAGAAGGCGATTCGGTAATTATTTTTGGCGAAAGCCCGACTGTGATAGAGATGGCTGTAGCCTTAAAAACAATTCCGTATGAGATAATGACGAGTATTTCGCAGCGTGTTAAGAGGGTATTTTTTAGATAA
- the mscL gene encoding large conductance mechanosensitive channel protein MscL, which produces MGFFSEFKEFAMKGNVVDLAVGVIIGAAFGKIVSSFIEDVITPLLLKPALDAAHLSTIEQLTAFGGVKYGVFISAVINFVIVAFVLFLIIKGINHAKKKDVAPPPPAGPTQEELLTQIRDLLKNK; this is translated from the coding sequence ATGGGATTTTTTTCAGAATTTAAGGAATTTGCAATGAAAGGCAACGTGGTTGACCTGGCTGTCGGGGTGATCATTGGAGCTGCTTTTGGTAAAATTGTCAGCTCATTTATTGAAGATGTAATTACGCCATTGCTGTTGAAACCAGCTTTAGATGCTGCGCATTTATCGACTATTGAACAATTAACTGCTTTTGGAGGTGTAAAATACGGAGTATTTATATCGGCAGTAATTAACTTTGTAATTGTAGCTTTTGTTCTATTCCTGATAATTAAAGGAATAAATCATGCAAAAAAGAAAGATGTTGCACCACCGCCTCCAGCTGGACCAACTCAAGAAGAATTATTGACACAGATTAGAGATTTATTGAAAAATAAATAA
- a CDS encoding aspartate-semialdehyde dehydrogenase, translating into MRIAVVGATGMVGEVMLKVLAERNFPVTELIPVASERSVGKEIEYKGTKYKVVGLQTAVDMKADIAVFSAGGDTSLEWAPKFAAAGTTVIDNSSAWRMDPTKKLVVPEINADVLTKEDKIIANPNCSTIQMVMTLAPLHKKYNIKRIIVSTYQSITGTGVKAVKQLENEYAGVQGEMAYKYPIHRNAIPHCDSFEENGYTKEEMKLVRETQKILGDNTIRVTATAVRVPVVGGHSEAVNVEFTNDFDVNEVREILHHTDGVTVQDNLDTFTYPMPLYAEGKNDVFVGRIRRDESQPNTLNMWIVADNLRKGAATNTIQIAEYLIKAGLV; encoded by the coding sequence ATGAGAATTGCAGTTGTAGGCGCTACTGGAATGGTAGGCGAAGTAATGCTTAAAGTATTAGCAGAAAGAAATTTTCCTGTTACAGAATTAATTCCTGTTGCATCAGAAAGATCAGTTGGAAAAGAAATTGAATACAAAGGAACCAAGTATAAAGTAGTAGGATTACAAACAGCTGTTGATATGAAAGCTGATATCGCTGTTTTCTCTGCTGGAGGAGATACTTCATTAGAATGGGCTCCAAAATTTGCTGCTGCTGGAACAACTGTTATTGATAACTCTTCTGCATGGAGAATGGATCCAACTAAAAAATTGGTAGTTCCAGAAATCAACGCTGACGTTTTAACTAAAGAAGATAAAATTATTGCAAATCCAAACTGTTCTACTATTCAAATGGTAATGACTTTGGCGCCTTTGCACAAAAAATACAATATTAAAAGAATCATTGTTTCTACATACCAATCTATCACAGGAACCGGTGTAAAAGCGGTAAAACAATTAGAAAACGAGTACGCTGGAGTTCAAGGTGAAATGGCTTACAAATATCCAATTCATAGAAATGCGATTCCACACTGCGATAGTTTTGAAGAGAACGGGTACACTAAAGAAGAAATGAAATTAGTTCGCGAAACTCAAAAAATCTTAGGTGATAACACTATCAGAGTTACGGCTACTGCTGTTCGCGTTCCAGTTGTAGGCGGACATAGTGAAGCAGTAAACGTTGAGTTTACAAATGATTTTGACGTAAATGAAGTTCGCGAAATTCTACACCATACAGATGGCGTTACAGTACAAGATAATTTAGATACTTTTACTTACCCAATGCCATTATATGCAGAAGGTAAAAATGATGTTTTTGTTGGAAGAATCCGTCGCGACGAAAGCCAGCCAAACACATTAAACATGTGGATTGTTGCCGATAACTTAAGAAAAGGAGCTGCAACAAACACAATCCAAATCGCTGAATATTTAATTAAAGCAGGTTTGGTATAA
- a CDS encoding XAC2610-related protein, whose translation MKNIKYLLILISGICVAQNKFEVMNGSKRYSAEISVDNCNAGNCEGKAVIKLVDKKSNSFFQTLTSDDLYFFLDEKQKPTVNVIQLYGEQSPLIFDDFNFDGTEDLAVRNGNNSGYGGPSYDVYVYNSTKKQFVLSSQLTNLVSENLGMFVTDHKRKRLITYSKSGCCWHMTTEYEVVPNKGLRKVYELEEDAMNSEFVTVTTRNFINNKWQTKTKNYKISEYYKE comes from the coding sequence ATGAAAAATATAAAATATTTATTAATTCTAATTTCTGGAATTTGCGTAGCTCAGAATAAATTTGAAGTTATGAATGGTTCAAAAAGATATTCTGCTGAGATTTCTGTAGACAATTGTAATGCGGGAAATTGTGAAGGAAAAGCAGTTATAAAACTAGTAGATAAAAAATCAAATAGTTTTTTTCAAACGCTGACCTCAGATGATTTATATTTTTTTCTTGATGAAAAACAAAAACCAACAGTAAATGTTATTCAGCTTTATGGAGAGCAAAGTCCATTGATTTTTGATGATTTTAATTTTGACGGAACAGAAGATTTGGCTGTGAGGAACGGGAACAACAGTGGATATGGCGGACCTTCTTATGATGTTTATGTTTATAATTCTACTAAAAAACAATTTGTTTTGAGTAGTCAATTAACCAATTTGGTAAGTGAAAATCTCGGTATGTTTGTTACAGATCATAAAAGAAAAAGATTAATTACATATTCTAAATCTGGCTGCTGTTGGCACATGACAACAGAATATGAAGTTGTACCCAATAAAGGATTGCGTAAGGTTTATGAATTGGAAGAAGATGCAATGAATAGTGAATTTGTAACCGTGACGACAAGAAACTTTATAAACAATAAATGGCAGACAAAAACTAAAAATTATAAAATAAGTGAATACTATAAAGAATAA
- a CDS encoding SMI1/KNR4 family protein — protein MNFDNYKIIPNYNTQKTDLFTADEEEILACEKTLNITFDEDYKEYVQEYGSGILGGTYVRVYLPETIVLTLEEWKNRITEYWFWDEGKEVLTKEEVLNSIRIGDTFDGDEIILLNNQYYVLPRYSEMIYKAGNSLEETISWLCSAGILTEAFLEREFEPFDPSGFLNSN, from the coding sequence ATGAATTTCGATAACTACAAGATTATTCCAAATTACAATACGCAAAAAACAGATTTATTTACCGCAGATGAAGAAGAAATTCTGGCTTGTGAAAAAACATTAAACATAACTTTTGATGAAGATTATAAAGAGTATGTTCAAGAATACGGAAGTGGTATTTTAGGCGGTACTTATGTAAGGGTTTATCTTCCTGAAACGATTGTTTTAACTTTGGAAGAATGGAAAAACCGTATTACTGAATATTGGTTTTGGGATGAAGGAAAAGAAGTTTTGACGAAAGAAGAAGTGCTAAACTCTATTAGAATTGGAGATACTTTTGATGGAGATGAAATTATTCTTTTAAACAATCAATATTATGTTTTACCAAGATATAGCGAAATGATTTATAAAGCTGGAAACTCGCTCGAAGAAACGATTTCATGGTTATGTTCGGCTGGAATATTAACCGAAGCATTTTTGGAAAGAGAATTTGAGCCTTTTGATCCAAGCGGTTTTTTAAATTCCAATTAA
- a CDS encoding 2Fe-2S iron-sulfur cluster-binding protein, with amino-acid sequence MDVLIKIKDREGVIHELQAPTDMAMNIMELCKAYELPVEGTCGGMAMCASCQCYVLNDVALPEMGDDEEAMLSEAFYVKSNSRLGCQIPITEDLEGLELELAPEY; translated from the coding sequence ATGGATGTATTAATAAAGATTAAAGATCGAGAAGGAGTTATACACGAATTACAGGCTCCAACTGATATGGCAATGAATATAATGGAGTTATGCAAAGCATACGAACTTCCTGTTGAAGGAACATGTGGCGGAATGGCCATGTGTGCTTCTTGCCAGTGTTATGTTCTAAATGATGTTGCATTACCAGAAATGGGTGACGATGAAGAAGCTATGCTTTCAGAAGCCTTTTATGTTAAATCTAATAGCCGTTTAGGTTGTCAGATACCAATTACTGAAGATTTAGAAGGACTGGAATTAGAACTAGCTCCAGAATACTAG
- a CDS encoding NifU family protein: MTTEEITSNVLLALDEIRPFLKSDGGDISLISIEDDKHVKVRLEGACISCSVNQMTLKAGVETTIKKYAPQIETVVNVM, encoded by the coding sequence ATGACAACAGAAGAAATAACAAGCAATGTTTTATTGGCCTTAGATGAGATAAGACCATTCTTAAAATCTGACGGTGGAGATATTTCATTAATCTCTATTGAAGATGACAAACATGTAAAAGTTCGTTTAGAAGGAGCTTGCATTAGTTGCAGTGTTAATCAGATGACACTTAAAGCAGGTGTTGAAACCACTATAAAAAAATATGCACCACAAATTGAAACTGTGGTAAATGTTATGTAA
- a CDS encoding Mrp/NBP35 family ATP-binding protein, with product MKLDRKEILKALETITIAGEGKNMVESGAVTNVITFGDEAVVDLVLHTPAMHIKKRAEDDIRKTIHDLISPDAKVKVNIKVEAPEKPEIKGRAIPGIKNIIAVASGKGGVGKSTVTANLAVTLAKMGFKVGVLDADIYGPSMPIMFDVENEKPVSVTVDGKSKMKPIESYEIKMLSIGFFTAPSQAVIWRGPMAAKALNQMIFDADWGELDFMLLDLPPGTGDIHLSIMQSLPITGAVVVSTPQAVALADAKKGVAMFMQDNINVPVLGIIENMAYFTPEELPDNKYYIFGQEGAKNLAEDLGVPFLGEVPIVQSIREAGDYGRPAALQTASPIEKVFEGITRNVVQETVNRNESLPATEAIKITTMAGCSAVKK from the coding sequence ATGAAACTAGATAGAAAAGAAATTCTAAAAGCCTTAGAGACAATCACTATTGCTGGAGAAGGAAAAAATATGGTTGAAAGCGGCGCCGTAACCAATGTCATTACATTTGGAGACGAAGCTGTTGTGGACCTTGTATTGCACACACCTGCAATGCACATCAAAAAAAGAGCTGAAGATGATATTAGAAAAACAATTCATGATTTAATATCTCCTGATGCAAAAGTAAAAGTAAACATTAAAGTAGAAGCTCCAGAGAAACCGGAAATTAAAGGTCGCGCAATTCCTGGAATCAAAAACATTATTGCAGTTGCTTCTGGAAAAGGAGGAGTAGGAAAATCTACAGTAACTGCAAACTTGGCTGTTACGCTTGCCAAAATGGGCTTTAAAGTTGGTGTTTTAGATGCTGATATTTACGGACCATCTATGCCAATTATGTTTGACGTTGAAAACGAAAAACCTGTTTCTGTTACTGTTGACGGAAAATCTAAAATGAAACCAATTGAAAGCTACGAAATCAAAATGCTTTCTATCGGATTTTTTACAGCACCAAGTCAAGCTGTAATCTGGAGAGGACCAATGGCTGCAAAAGCATTAAACCAAATGATTTTTGATGCAGATTGGGGAGAATTAGATTTCATGCTTCTTGACTTGCCTCCTGGAACTGGAGATATTCACCTTTCTATCATGCAATCACTTCCTATTACTGGGGCTGTTGTAGTAAGTACTCCACAAGCTGTAGCACTTGCTGATGCTAAAAAAGGTGTGGCAATGTTTATGCAGGATAACATCAATGTTCCTGTTTTAGGAATTATTGAAAACATGGCGTACTTTACACCAGAAGAATTGCCAGACAATAAATACTATATCTTTGGACAAGAAGGTGCTAAAAACCTTGCTGAAGATTTAGGCGTTCCATTTTTAGGAGAAGTTCCTATTGTACAATCTATTCGCGAAGCTGGAGATTACGGTCGTCCAGCAGCATTGCAAACAGCATCTCCAATAGAAAAAGTGTTCGAAGGAATTACTAGAAATGTTGTACAAGAAACCGTAAACAGAAACGAAAGTTTACCTGCAACTGAAGCCATCAAAATTACAACAATGGCTGGCTGTTCTGCAGTTAAAAAATAA
- a CDS encoding L,D-transpeptidase family protein codes for MRNFTFSLIIITISFFAFSFNSLNSNTKNKTDLTNRKTVAVITLDAASINSFFKKYPKLKKYQKDVEDIYKAKQYKSIWYDDKSITEFGSLLYQKVNVLRDQGIENKMPYKEEIDEAFNESSSNKPPQLDTELLLTSMYVFYASNVYSGVDPATLKKIGWYLPAKSISYTHILDSLMVDSDRLDKDDNLLFSQYYRLKDALKKYRKIETDNLWQKIAIDSATFKDLRPDDTAIAIKQIRNRLFVVGDLKKDSGSDIYDEELMAGVLNYKKRYNLKINYALTRDVINQMNEPIGKRIRTIMLNMERCRWIPTKLAKADEYVMVNIPSFRLFYVKNGKYDLVSDIFVGNRLSETVIFSGNMDRIVFSPYWYVPTSIIQNELKLQIASDKNYLEEHNMEWNGGKVRQKPGPKNSLGLVKFMFPNPNDIYMHDTPAKSLFEFEKRTFSHGCINVKEAKQLALHILKDDPDWPADKIESAMNGGKETTCMLKRKIPVYIGYFTCWVQDNGEVNFFPDVYDRDQNLDKLIYNDAVTMKD; via the coding sequence ATGCGAAATTTTACTTTTTCTTTAATTATTATTACAATCAGTTTTTTTGCATTTTCATTCAATTCATTAAATAGCAATACTAAAAACAAAACTGATTTAACGAATCGAAAAACGGTTGCAGTCATAACTCTTGATGCAGCTTCGATTAATTCCTTTTTTAAAAAATATCCTAAGCTTAAAAAATATCAGAAAGATGTTGAGGATATTTATAAAGCCAAACAGTACAAATCTATTTGGTACGACGATAAAAGTATAACTGAATTTGGTTCATTATTGTATCAGAAAGTAAATGTTCTGAGAGATCAGGGAATTGAAAATAAAATGCCTTATAAAGAAGAAATTGATGAGGCTTTTAATGAAAGTTCTTCAAACAAACCACCACAGCTTGATACCGAATTACTGCTGACAAGTATGTATGTATTCTATGCCAGCAATGTGTATTCTGGAGTTGATCCTGCGACATTAAAAAAAATAGGATGGTACCTTCCTGCAAAATCTATTTCGTATACTCACATTCTAGATTCGTTAATGGTTGATTCTGATCGATTGGATAAAGATGATAATCTTTTATTCAGCCAATACTACAGATTGAAAGATGCATTGAAAAAATACCGTAAAATAGAAACCGATAATCTATGGCAGAAAATTGCGATTGACAGTGCTACTTTCAAAGATTTAAGACCAGACGATACTGCTATTGCCATAAAACAAATTAGAAATCGCTTATTTGTTGTAGGAGATTTAAAAAAAGATTCTGGAAGTGATATTTATGATGAAGAATTGATGGCAGGGGTTTTAAACTATAAAAAAAGATATAATCTAAAAATAAATTATGCTTTAACAAGAGATGTTATTAATCAGATGAATGAGCCGATTGGCAAGAGAATCAGAACCATTATGCTGAACATGGAAAGATGCAGATGGATTCCAACCAAATTGGCTAAAGCAGATGAATATGTAATGGTTAATATTCCTTCATTCAGATTGTTTTATGTTAAGAACGGAAAGTATGATCTTGTTTCGGATATTTTTGTTGGTAACAGGCTAAGTGAGACTGTAATCTTTAGTGGAAATATGGATCGAATCGTATTTAGTCCGTATTGGTATGTGCCGACAAGTATTATTCAAAATGAATTAAAACTCCAGATTGCTAGTGATAAGAACTATTTGGAGGAGCATAATATGGAATGGAACGGGGGGAAAGTGCGACAAAAGCCAGGACCTAAAAATTCTTTGGGATTAGTAAAATTTATGTTCCCGAATCCAAACGATATTTATATGCACGATACACCTGCAAAAAGTTTGTTCGAATTTGAAAAACGTACTTTTAGCCACGGCTGTATAAATGTGAAAGAAGCCAAACAGCTCGCATTGCATATTTTAAAAGATGATCCAGACTGGCCAGCAGACAAAATAGAGAGCGCTATGAATGGCGGAAAAGAAACGACTTGCATGCTTAAACGTAAAATTCCGGTTTATATAGGTTATTTTACCTGCTGGGTTCAGGACAATGGAGAAGTTAATTTTTTCCCAGATGTATACGATCGAGACCAAAATCTGGACAAGCTGATTTATAACGATGCTGTAACAATGAAAGACTAA